A window of Solea senegalensis isolate Sse05_10M linkage group LG20, IFAPA_SoseM_1, whole genome shotgun sequence contains these coding sequences:
- the atp5if1a gene encoding ATPase inhibitor A, mitochondrial, translating to MSGVFLRVNLRRCIAPQIRMFSDQLGELGSGAGKGGGGGGSVRQAGGAFGKREAAEEERYFKQKEREQIEALRKHHAEEIEHHKKEIERLQKEIDRHKGKIRKLKHDD from the exons ATGTCAGGAGTTTTTCTGAGGGTAAACCTGAGGAGGTGCATCGCGCCTCAAATCAGAATGTTCTCTGATCAG CTTGGTGAGTTGGGCAGTGGAGCAGGcaaaggtggtggtggaggcGGCTCTGTGAGGCAGGCAGGCGGTGCATTTGGAAAGAGAGAAGCAGCCGAGGAGGAGCGGTACTTCAA GCAGAAGGAGAGGGAGCAAATAGAAGCTCTGAGGAAGCATCACGCAGAGGAGATCGAGCACCACAAAAAGGAGATTGAGCGCCTTCAGAAGGAGATTGACCGCCACAAGGGCAAAATTAGAAAGCTGAAACATGATGACTGA
- the LOC122786424 gene encoding heterogeneous nuclear ribonucleoprotein R-like isoform X2, with amino-acid sequence MAAAEVNGSSAPLKEEEEPMDVTAQHTDDYQTLVDAGLTQKVAESLDNIFQTGLVAYSDLDERAIDALREFNEEGALTVLQQFRESDLSHVQNKSAFLCGVMKTYRQREKQGSKVQESTKGPDEAKIKALLDRTGYTLDVTTGQRKYGGPPPEDIFKGVQPGIGTEVFVGKIPRDLYEDELVPLFESAGTIWDLRLMMDPFSGQNRGYAFITYCNKDDAQKAVKLCDNHEIRPGKYLGVCISVANNRLFVGSIPKNKTRESILEDFGKLTDGLQEVILYHQPDDKKKNRGFCFLEYEDHKSAAQARRRLMSGKIKVWGNPVTVEWADPVAEPDPEVMAKVKVLFVRKLATAVTEELLEKTFSQFGKLERVKKLKDYAFVHFEERDAAVKAMDEMNGKELGGEEIEIVLAKPPDKKRKERQAARQTTRSSGYDDYYYYPPPRMPPLGRGRGRGGRGGYAYPPDYYGYEDYYDDYYGYDYHDYRGGYEDPYYGYEDVYSMRGRGTRPSRGGPPPPRARGAPPVRGRGGYAQRGPPLGGPRGGRGGRGAPFQPPRGRGPRGARGNRGGNVGGKRKADVFNQPDSKRRQTNNQQNWGSQPIAQQPLQQGADYSGGEALRAAPLE; translated from the exons ATGGCTGCCGCTGAGGTGAACGGTAGTTCTGCTCCGttaaaggaggaagaagagccCATGGATGTGACAGCCCAACACACAGATGACTACCAGACACTTGTTGATGCTGGGCTGACGCAGAAAGTGGCTGAAAGTCTTGACAACATCTTCCAGACCG GCCTGGTGGCGTATTCTGATCTGGATGAAAGGGCAATTGATGCATTAAGGGAGTTCAACGAGGAGGGAGCACTCACTGTGCTGCAGCAATTCAGAGAGAGCGATCTGTCCCACGTACAG AACAAAAGTGCTTTCCTTTGTGGAGTCATGAAGACCTatagacagagagaaaaacaaggcaGTAAAGTACAAGAATCCACCAAGGGCCCAGATGAGGCAAAAATTAAG GCTCTATTGGACCGAACAGGATACACCTTAGATGTCACAACAGGGCAGCGAAAATATGGCGGTCCCCCACCTGAGGATATTTTCAAAGGAGTGCAACCAGGGATTGGAACTGAG GTGTTTGTTGGAAAAATCCCCAGAGATTTGTATGAAGATGAGCTTGTGCCTCTCTTTGAGTCTGCTGGAACAATCTGGGACCTCAGGTTAATGATGGATCCTTTCTCTGGTCAGAATAGAGGTTATGCCTTCATTACATACTGCAATAAGGACGATGCACAAAAGGCTGTGAAGCTT TGTGATAACCATGAAATACGCCCTGGCAAGTATTTGGGAGTGTGCATATCTGTTGCAAACAATCGACTGTTTGTCGGATCAATTCCAAAGAACAAGACCAGAGAAAGTATATTGGAAGACTTTGGCAAACTTACAG ATGGTCTCCAGGAGGTGATACTGTACCACCAGCCCGATGACAAGAAGAAGAACCGTGGCTTCTGTTTCTTGGAGTATGAGGACCACAAGTCTGCAGCACAGGCTCGCCGTCGCTTAATGAGTGGCAAGATCAAGGTTTGGGGGAATCCAGTCACTGTGGAGTGGGCTGACCCTGTTGCTGAACCAGACCCAGAGGTCATGGCTAAG GTGAAGGTGCTCTTTGTCAGGAAGCTGGCCACAGCTGTGACTGAAGAGCTCCTTGAAAAGACCTTCTCCCAGTTTGGAAAACTGGAGAGGGTAAAGAAACTTAAAGATTATGCCTTTGTTCATTTTGAAGAAAGGGATGCTGCTGTAAAG GCAATGGATGAAATGAATGGGAAGGAGCTCGGAGGAGAGGAAATTGAAATTGTTTTGGCAAAGCCCCCAGACAAGAAGCGAAAAGAGCGCCAAGCAGCTCGGCAGACCACCAGGAGTTCAGG GTATgatgactactactactacccaCCTCCACGCATGCCACCACTAGGCCGAGGAAGGGGTCGTGGTGGCAGAGGGGGTTATGCCTACCCACCAGATTACTATGGATATGAAGACTACTATGATGACTATTATGGCTACGACTATCATGACTACCGTGGTGGCTACGAAGACCCTTACTACGGCTATGAAGATGTGTACAGCATGAGGGGCCGTGGTACCCGTCCCAGCAGGGGAGGGCCACCTCCACCTAGGGCTCGCGGAGCACCACCAGTACGAGGCCGGGGAGGGTACGCCCAAAGAGGGCCACCCCTTGGTGGTCCAAGAGGTGGCCGAGGTGGTCGTGGAGCCCCTTTCCAGCCGCCGAGAGGCCGCGGTCCTCGTGGCGCCAGAGGCAACCGCGGGGGAAATGTCGGCGGGAAAAGGAAGGCAGATGTGTTTAACCAGCCTGATTCCAAGCGCCGCCAGACCAACAACCAACAGAATTGGGGGTCCCAGCCCATCGCCCAGCAGCCCCTGCAGCAAGGGGCCGACTATTCCG GTGGAGAAGCATTGAGGGCGGCACCACTAGAATGA
- the LOC122786424 gene encoding heterogeneous nuclear ribonucleoprotein R-like isoform X1: MAAAEVNGSSAPLKEEEEPMDVTAQHTDDYQTLVDAGLTQKVAESLDNIFQTGLVAYSDLDERAIDALREFNEEGALTVLQQFRESDLSHVQNKSAFLCGVMKTYRQREKQGSKVQESTKGPDEAKIKALLDRTGYTLDVTTGQRKYGGPPPEDIFKGVQPGIGTEVFVGKIPRDLYEDELVPLFESAGTIWDLRLMMDPFSGQNRGYAFITYCNKDDAQKAVKLCDNHEIRPGKYLGVCISVANNRLFVGSIPKNKTRESILEDFGKLTDGLQEVILYHQPDDKKKNRGFCFLEYEDHKSAAQARRRLMSGKIKVWGNPVTVEWADPVAEPDPEVMAKVKVLFVRKLATAVTEELLEKTFSQFGKLERVKKLKDYAFVHFEERDAAVKAMDEMNGKELGGEEIEIVLAKPPDKKRKERQAARQTTRSSGYDDYYYYPPPRMPPLGRGRGRGGRGGYAYPPDYYGYEDYYDDYYGYDYHDYRGGYEDPYYGYEDVYSMRGRGTRPSRGGPPPPRARGAPPVRGRGGYAQRGPPLGGPRGGRGGRGAPFQPPRGRGPRGARGNRGGNVGGKRKADVFNQPDSKRRQTNNQQNWGSQPIAQQPLQQGADYSGNYGYSNDTMEFSQDSYGQQWK, encoded by the exons ATGGCTGCCGCTGAGGTGAACGGTAGTTCTGCTCCGttaaaggaggaagaagagccCATGGATGTGACAGCCCAACACACAGATGACTACCAGACACTTGTTGATGCTGGGCTGACGCAGAAAGTGGCTGAAAGTCTTGACAACATCTTCCAGACCG GCCTGGTGGCGTATTCTGATCTGGATGAAAGGGCAATTGATGCATTAAGGGAGTTCAACGAGGAGGGAGCACTCACTGTGCTGCAGCAATTCAGAGAGAGCGATCTGTCCCACGTACAG AACAAAAGTGCTTTCCTTTGTGGAGTCATGAAGACCTatagacagagagaaaaacaaggcaGTAAAGTACAAGAATCCACCAAGGGCCCAGATGAGGCAAAAATTAAG GCTCTATTGGACCGAACAGGATACACCTTAGATGTCACAACAGGGCAGCGAAAATATGGCGGTCCCCCACCTGAGGATATTTTCAAAGGAGTGCAACCAGGGATTGGAACTGAG GTGTTTGTTGGAAAAATCCCCAGAGATTTGTATGAAGATGAGCTTGTGCCTCTCTTTGAGTCTGCTGGAACAATCTGGGACCTCAGGTTAATGATGGATCCTTTCTCTGGTCAGAATAGAGGTTATGCCTTCATTACATACTGCAATAAGGACGATGCACAAAAGGCTGTGAAGCTT TGTGATAACCATGAAATACGCCCTGGCAAGTATTTGGGAGTGTGCATATCTGTTGCAAACAATCGACTGTTTGTCGGATCAATTCCAAAGAACAAGACCAGAGAAAGTATATTGGAAGACTTTGGCAAACTTACAG ATGGTCTCCAGGAGGTGATACTGTACCACCAGCCCGATGACAAGAAGAAGAACCGTGGCTTCTGTTTCTTGGAGTATGAGGACCACAAGTCTGCAGCACAGGCTCGCCGTCGCTTAATGAGTGGCAAGATCAAGGTTTGGGGGAATCCAGTCACTGTGGAGTGGGCTGACCCTGTTGCTGAACCAGACCCAGAGGTCATGGCTAAG GTGAAGGTGCTCTTTGTCAGGAAGCTGGCCACAGCTGTGACTGAAGAGCTCCTTGAAAAGACCTTCTCCCAGTTTGGAAAACTGGAGAGGGTAAAGAAACTTAAAGATTATGCCTTTGTTCATTTTGAAGAAAGGGATGCTGCTGTAAAG GCAATGGATGAAATGAATGGGAAGGAGCTCGGAGGAGAGGAAATTGAAATTGTTTTGGCAAAGCCCCCAGACAAGAAGCGAAAAGAGCGCCAAGCAGCTCGGCAGACCACCAGGAGTTCAGG GTATgatgactactactactacccaCCTCCACGCATGCCACCACTAGGCCGAGGAAGGGGTCGTGGTGGCAGAGGGGGTTATGCCTACCCACCAGATTACTATGGATATGAAGACTACTATGATGACTATTATGGCTACGACTATCATGACTACCGTGGTGGCTACGAAGACCCTTACTACGGCTATGAAGATGTGTACAGCATGAGGGGCCGTGGTACCCGTCCCAGCAGGGGAGGGCCACCTCCACCTAGGGCTCGCGGAGCACCACCAGTACGAGGCCGGGGAGGGTACGCCCAAAGAGGGCCACCCCTTGGTGGTCCAAGAGGTGGCCGAGGTGGTCGTGGAGCCCCTTTCCAGCCGCCGAGAGGCCGCGGTCCTCGTGGCGCCAGAGGCAACCGCGGGGGAAATGTCGGCGGGAAAAGGAAGGCAGATGTGTTTAACCAGCCTGATTCCAAGCGCCGCCAGACCAACAACCAACAGAATTGGGGGTCCCAGCCCATCGCCCAGCAGCCCCTGCAGCAAGGGGCCGACTATTCCGGTAACTATGGTTACAGTAATGACACCATGGAGTTTTCACAGGATTCTTATGGGCAGCAGTGGAAGTAG